From Blastochloris viridis, one genomic window encodes:
- a CDS encoding tRNA (guanine(46)-N(7))-methyltransferase TrmB: MTDDDIRGGEGLARRGAFFGRRKGHRLRAGQAELMASALPERALDLAQPAPADLGALFPAPVSAVRLEIGFGGGEHLLHEADAHPEVGFIGVEPFVNGMAKMLAALSAAPRQNIRLYHGDALGLLHWLPAGSLAGVDLLYPDPWPKTRHWKRRFVSDDTVALMARALTAGGLFRFASDIDSYVEWTLAHLGRHPGFAWTAERADDWRLPWAGWPGTRYEAKAIVAGRRPSYLSFRRTLDAVSG, from the coding sequence ATGACTGACGACGACATCCGCGGCGGCGAGGGGCTCGCCCGCCGCGGCGCCTTTTTCGGCCGCCGCAAGGGCCACCGGCTGCGCGCCGGCCAAGCCGAGCTGATGGCGAGCGCGCTGCCCGAGCGCGCGCTCGACCTCGCGCAGCCGGCACCGGCCGACCTTGGCGCGCTGTTCCCGGCGCCGGTCAGCGCGGTGCGGCTGGAGATCGGCTTCGGCGGCGGCGAGCACCTGCTGCACGAGGCCGACGCCCATCCCGAGGTCGGCTTCATCGGCGTCGAGCCGTTCGTCAACGGCATGGCCAAGATGCTGGCGGCGTTGTCGGCGGCGCCGCGGCAGAACATCCGCCTTTACCACGGCGACGCGCTCGGCCTTCTCCACTGGTTGCCGGCCGGCTCGCTCGCCGGCGTCGACCTGCTCTATCCCGATCCCTGGCCGAAGACCCGGCACTGGAAGCGGCGGTTCGTGTCCGACGACACCGTGGCGCTGATGGCCCGCGCGCTGACGGCCGGCGGGCTGTTCCGGTTCGCCTCCGATATCGACAGCTATGTCGAATGGACGCTGGCCCATCTTGGGCGCCACCCCGGCTTCGCCTGGACCGCCGAGCGCGCCGACGACTGGCGGCTGCCGTGGGCCGGCTGGCCCGGGACCCGCTACGAGGCCAAGGCCATCGTCGCCGGGCGCCGGCCGAGCTACCTGTCGTTCCGGCGCACGCTTGATGCGGTTTCCGGATGA
- a CDS encoding DUF2336 domain-containing protein → MLAATARDTLILDLEDAIVRGSDDKRTEALRRIADLFFAGAEAYDEQQIALFDDVIGRLAGAIEDAARAELAVRIAPVENAPPRLIRQLANDESIEVAGPVLSQSPRLTDDDLIDVARTKSQAHLLAISERDAISPPVTDVLVARGDRGVMHSVTANTAARFSNAGLASLVERSDEDEALQMAIGRRRDLPPQLFRTLIATATQAVQKRLLAVANPRDAREVQRVLATVADRIGAAVAPQRRDYTAARHTVEELRARNALSEARLQAFASKAMVDELVVALAVMTGVPLDVAERVMLGTRPDPVLILGKAAGFAWPTVRALVLARPAGSTMVPAALERALAHFESLSLQTAQRVVRFWQVRRDSVTVAAE, encoded by the coding sequence ATGCTTGCAGCGACAGCGCGGGACACCCTGATCCTCGATCTTGAGGACGCCATTGTTCGCGGATCGGACGACAAGCGGACGGAAGCGCTGCGGCGCATCGCCGATTTGTTTTTTGCCGGCGCCGAAGCCTACGACGAACAGCAAATCGCACTGTTCGACGACGTGATCGGCCGTCTCGCCGGCGCCATCGAGGACGCCGCACGGGCGGAACTCGCCGTCCGAATCGCCCCGGTGGAAAACGCCCCGCCGCGGCTGATCCGCCAGCTCGCCAACGACGAATCGATCGAGGTCGCCGGCCCGGTGCTGAGCCAGTCGCCGCGCCTCACCGACGACGACCTGATCGACGTCGCCCGCACCAAGAGCCAGGCCCACCTGCTCGCCATCTCCGAGCGCGACGCCATCTCGCCGCCGGTTACCGACGTGTTGGTGGCGCGCGGCGACCGCGGCGTCATGCACTCGGTAACCGCGAACACCGCCGCTCGCTTCTCCAATGCCGGGCTCGCCAGCCTGGTCGAACGCTCGGACGAGGACGAGGCGCTGCAGATGGCGATCGGGCGGCGGCGCGACCTGCCGCCCCAGCTGTTTCGCACCCTGATCGCCACCGCCACCCAGGCGGTGCAGAAGCGCCTGCTGGCAGTGGCCAACCCGCGCGACGCCCGCGAGGTGCAGCGCGTGCTCGCCACCGTCGCCGACCGCATCGGCGCCGCGGTGGCGCCGCAGCGCCGCGACTACACCGCCGCCCGGCACACGGTCGAGGAACTGCGCGCCCGCAACGCGCTGAGCGAGGCCCGGTTACAGGCGTTCGCCAGCAAGGCCATGGTCGACGAGCTGGTGGTGGCGCTGGCGGTGATGACCGGGGTTCCGCTCGACGTCGCCGAGCGGGTGATGCTCGGCACCCGGCCCGACCCGGTGCTGATTCTCGGCAAGGCCGCCGGCTTCGCTTGGCCGACGGTGCGCGCCCTGGTGCTGGCCCGGCCGGCCGGCAGCACCATGGTGCCCGCGGCGCTGGAGCGGGCGCTCGCCCACTTCGAGAGCCTGTCGCTCCAGACCGCGCAGCGGGTGGTGCGGTTCTGGCAGGTGCGCCGCGACAGCGTTACCGTAGCGGCGGAGTGA
- a CDS encoding alpha/beta fold hydrolase encodes MNAEADGRVEFEPVRYAPKPLPAWFRLLATTLAALLAIAIALWQLVSATSGLEVRHLQLGDTPVTVFRPAAAGPAPAVVIAHGFAGSQQLMQPFAVTLANSGYVAVTFDFAGHGRNPTSLAGGLVDRNARAAKLIPELDKVIDYAKALPGVDGRVALLGHSMASDLVARTAKLRPDIAATVAISLFSPEADATGPRNLLVVVGAVEDPHLMKEAYRAVAVTLGGRPAEADVTYGSFERGTARRVAVAPGVEHIAVLYSPTSLAEARDWLNEVFGRDQTGPIDARGWSFLLLFGGLLALAKPLAGLLPRVSAPRARPALRWAQLFNVALVPAILTPFILWASPVGTLSILVGEYLYMHFAVYGVLTLAGLWLLRRRLGLPAPARLGLSPWRFALALVAVTLYGLFAIGWPVNAYISNMAPVAERVPLIFAMFAGTLVYFIADEWLLRGTRTPRGAYALTKACFLLSLGLAVALNPPRLFFLVITAPVMVAMFVVFGLISRWVFDKTREPLVAAVANAAIFAWAIAATFPIDG; translated from the coding sequence ATGAATGCCGAGGCCGACGGGCGAGTCGAATTCGAGCCGGTGCGCTATGCCCCGAAGCCGCTGCCGGCGTGGTTTCGCCTGCTGGCGACCACGCTTGCGGCGCTGCTCGCCATCGCGATTGCGCTGTGGCAGCTGGTGTCCGCCACCAGCGGGCTCGAGGTCCGCCACCTCCAGCTCGGCGACACCCCGGTCACGGTGTTCCGCCCGGCGGCGGCCGGGCCGGCGCCGGCGGTGGTGATCGCACACGGCTTTGCCGGCTCCCAGCAACTGATGCAGCCGTTCGCGGTCACGCTGGCGAACAGCGGCTACGTAGCTGTTACGTTCGATTTTGCCGGCCACGGTCGCAACCCGACCTCGCTGGCCGGTGGCCTGGTCGACCGCAACGCCCGCGCCGCCAAGCTGATCCCCGAGCTCGACAAGGTGATCGACTACGCCAAGGCGCTGCCGGGCGTCGACGGCCGGGTGGCGTTGCTCGGCCACTCGATGGCGTCCGACCTGGTCGCCCGCACTGCCAAGCTCAGGCCCGACATCGCCGCGACGGTGGCGATCTCGCTGTTCTCGCCGGAGGCCGACGCCACCGGCCCGCGCAACCTGCTGGTGGTGGTCGGCGCGGTCGAGGACCCGCATTTGATGAAGGAGGCCTACCGCGCGGTGGCGGTGACGCTCGGTGGCCGCCCGGCCGAGGCCGACGTCACCTATGGCAGCTTCGAGCGCGGCACCGCCCGCCGCGTCGCCGTCGCGCCGGGGGTCGAGCACATCGCCGTGCTCTACAGCCCGACCAGCCTGGCCGAAGCCCGCGACTGGCTGAACGAGGTGTTCGGCCGCGACCAGACCGGCCCGATCGATGCCCGCGGTTGGTCGTTCCTGTTGCTGTTCGGCGGCCTGCTGGCGCTGGCCAAGCCGCTGGCGGGGCTGTTGCCGCGGGTGTCGGCGCCGCGGGCCAGGCCCGCCCTGCGCTGGGCGCAGCTGTTCAACGTCGCGCTGGTGCCGGCGATCCTGACGCCGTTCATCCTGTGGGCGTCGCCGGTCGGCACGCTGTCGATCCTGGTCGGCGAATACCTCTACATGCACTTCGCGGTGTACGGCGTCCTGACGCTGGCCGGCCTGTGGCTGCTGCGCCGACGGCTCGGCCTGCCGGCGCCGGCCCGGCTCGGGCTGTCGCCCTGGCGGTTCGCGCTCGCGCTGGTGGCGGTGACGCTGTACGGCCTGTTCGCCATCGGCTGGCCGGTCAACGCCTACATCTCCAACATGGCGCCGGTCGCCGAGCGGGTGCCGCTGATCTTCGCGATGTTCGCCGGCACGCTGGTCTATTTCATCGCCGACGAGTGGCTGCTGCGCGGCACCCGCACCCCGCGCGGCGCCTATGCGCTGACCAAGGCGTGCTTTCTGCTCTCACTCGGGCTGGCGGTGGCGCTCAACCCGCCGCGGCTGTTCTTCCTGGTCATCACCGCGCCGGTGATGGTGGCGATGTTCGTGGTGTTCGGCCTGATCAGCCGCTGGGTGTTCGACAAGACCCGCGAGCCGCTGGTGGCCGCAGTCGCCAACGCCGCCATCTTCGCCTGGGCCATCGCCGCGACCTTCCCGATCGACGGCTGA
- a CDS encoding DUF294 nucleotidyltransferase-like domain-containing protein has protein sequence MLQANVTPLIALDAVALECETSDVDPLHARLCRVSAVRIHAGRLTADCLDITVAPPAAGAALPDLAGIAARLDGFLGTAVVIGHNIGFDLAVLADECARAGLNRAPPRALDVRALAEVARPDLAGYSLDILAGWLGLANAAHASAPDAARLAAEIFLALVPHLREGGIRTLAEAEQACRHLMAAREAGHRGFLAADLAAGRLDAERTFARLDSYPYRHRIEEVMSAPPLFTAATTPVAAVLREIVERRISSLFVAPRGADPAAGPFDADQVGIVTERDLARALAEHGAAVLQAEVAAIMSAPLAAVPADAFVYRAIGRMDRLRVRHLGVVDDIGQIVGALSARDLLRMRARDAVSLGDEIDEAPDVPALAKAWAKIASVATGLVSEGVGARDIAAVISRELGALTRRAAVLAEQRMAARGRGAPPCRYAVLVLGSAGRGESLLAMDQDNAILFADGAPDGPADRWFAELGADLADILHVAGVPLCKGEVMARSPAWRGSVATWRERVRHWITRSRPEDLLSVDIFFDLRCVHGDARLARELWLDAFDAARGQVGFAKLLAEAGGHGQPGLSLFGGFKTDAGRIDLKKTGLFAIVTAARCLAIRHHVVERSTPARLAGLRGRGLGGERDLDHLAEAQSTLLQAILHQQIEDVHAGRPPGNAVDPARLDPALREALKEALRAAATADDLVKTLLFAGGR, from the coding sequence ATGCTGCAGGCCAACGTCACGCCGCTGATCGCGCTCGACGCGGTGGCGCTCGAGTGCGAAACCAGCGACGTCGACCCTCTGCACGCCCGGTTGTGCCGGGTCAGCGCGGTGCGCATCCACGCCGGCCGGCTGACCGCCGACTGCCTGGACATCACCGTCGCCCCGCCGGCCGCCGGTGCCGCCCTGCCCGATCTCGCCGGCATCGCCGCCCGGCTCGACGGATTTCTCGGCACCGCGGTGGTGATCGGCCACAACATCGGGTTCGACCTCGCCGTGCTGGCGGACGAGTGCGCCCGCGCCGGCCTCAACCGCGCGCCGCCGCGGGCGCTCGACGTGCGGGCGCTGGCTGAGGTGGCGCGGCCCGACCTCGCCGGCTATTCGCTCGACATCCTGGCCGGCTGGCTCGGCCTCGCCAACGCCGCCCACGCCAGCGCGCCGGACGCCGCCCGGCTGGCCGCGGAGATCTTCCTGGCGTTGGTGCCGCACCTGCGCGAGGGCGGCATCCGCACCCTGGCCGAGGCCGAGCAGGCCTGCCGCCACCTCATGGCGGCGCGCGAGGCCGGCCACCGCGGCTTTCTCGCCGCCGACCTCGCCGCCGGCCGGCTCGACGCCGAGCGCACTTTCGCCCGGCTCGACAGCTACCCCTACCGCCACCGCATCGAGGAGGTGATGTCGGCGCCGCCGCTGTTCACCGCCGCGACCACCCCGGTGGCGGCGGTGCTGCGCGAGATCGTCGAGCGCCGCATCTCCTCGCTGTTCGTCGCCCCGCGCGGCGCCGACCCCGCTGCCGGCCCGTTCGACGCCGATCAGGTCGGCATCGTCACCGAGCGCGACCTCGCCCGCGCGCTGGCCGAGCACGGCGCCGCAGTGCTCCAGGCCGAGGTGGCAGCGATCATGAGCGCGCCGCTGGCCGCGGTGCCGGCGGACGCCTTCGTCTACCGCGCCATCGGCCGCATGGACCGCCTCAGGGTGCGCCACCTCGGCGTGGTCGACGATATCGGCCAGATTGTCGGCGCGCTGTCGGCGCGCGATCTTCTGCGCATGCGCGCCCGCGATGCGGTGTCCCTCGGCGACGAGATCGACGAAGCGCCGGACGTGCCGGCGCTGGCCAAGGCGTGGGCCAAGATCGCCTCGGTGGCGACCGGCCTGGTGTCCGAGGGCGTCGGCGCCCGCGACATCGCCGCGGTGATCTCGCGCGAGCTCGGCGCGCTGACCCGCCGCGCCGCGGTGCTGGCCGAGCAGCGCATGGCCGCGCGCGGCCGCGGCGCGCCGCCCTGCCGCTACGCCGTGCTGGTGCTGGGCTCGGCCGGGCGCGGCGAAAGCCTCTTGGCGATGGACCAGGACAACGCCATCCTGTTCGCCGACGGCGCGCCGGACGGCCCGGCCGACCGCTGGTTCGCCGAGCTCGGCGCCGACCTCGCCGACATCCTCCACGTCGCCGGCGTGCCGCTGTGCAAGGGCGAGGTGATGGCGCGGTCGCCGGCTTGGCGCGGCAGCGTGGCGACCTGGCGCGAGCGGGTGCGCCACTGGATCACCCGGTCGCGGCCGGAGGACCTGTTGTCGGTCGACATCTTCTTCGACCTGCGCTGCGTCCACGGCGACGCCCGTCTGGCGCGCGAGCTGTGGCTGGACGCCTTCGACGCCGCCCGCGGCCAGGTCGGCTTCGCCAAGCTGTTGGCCGAGGCCGGCGGCCACGGCCAGCCCGGCCTCAGCCTGTTCGGCGGCTTCAAGACCGACGCGGGCCGCATCGACCTCAAGAAGACCGGCCTGTTCGCCATCGTCACCGCGGCGCGGTGCCTCGCCATCCGCCACCACGTGGTCGAGCGCTCGACCCCGGCCCGGCTGGCCGGGCTGCGCGGGCGCGGCCTCGGCGGCGAGCGCGACCTCGACCACCTCGCCGAGGCGCAATCGACCCTGCTCCAGGCGATCCTTCACCAGCAGATCGAGGACGTCCACGCCGGCCGCCCGCCCGGCAACGCCGTCGACCCCGCCCGGCTCGACCCGGCGCTGCGCGAGGCCCTGAAGGAGGCGCTTCGCGCCGCCGCCACCGCCGACGATCTGGTCAAGACGCTGCTGTTCGCCGGGGGGCGGTGA
- a CDS encoding exonuclease domain-containing protein, translating into MQPRTLVLAVVGGLSVAGAAVATAAILAVAHAAGVPPAQAGLHVSVVAGGGLLAGAAGWLLLRAKLVLPLEALTRELRLLKDNPQPRALDLAGGHALGTLPADIDGLFGKLQTSREVTAAAIAAATKRAEEQRSRLEAILVDLAEGVVVCNLDHRILLYNQAARRLLHRPAGLGLDRPLFGVLAEEPIRQTLEMLRRSASDASPVLRIHRCVVPTLDADIWLKARLGLVHEPSGEVSGYVLTFTETAEGTAPAASPIERIAPRPEFYDFDLFKPAGTSLADTPLRKMAFVVFDTETTGLDPDGGDELLSIGAVRVVNGRLLTGETFEQLIDPGRTIPPASIKFHGITADMVAGQPAAREALPRFKAFADDAVLVAYNIAFDMAFLTKREAEAGVAFDNPVLDALLLAAHVFPDQPDHSLSAMAHRLGVDVKGRHTALGDAVATARLWVKLLNMMEMRGLATFGQAVEISQRMMKQRQAQTPGVGW; encoded by the coding sequence ATGCAGCCGCGCACGCTGGTACTGGCGGTGGTCGGCGGGCTGAGCGTGGCCGGCGCCGCGGTGGCGACCGCCGCCATCCTCGCCGTCGCCCACGCCGCCGGGGTGCCGCCGGCGCAGGCCGGGCTGCACGTCTCGGTGGTCGCCGGCGGCGGCCTCTTGGCCGGCGCGGCCGGCTGGCTGCTGCTGCGGGCCAAGCTGGTGTTGCCGCTGGAGGCGCTGACGCGCGAGCTGCGGCTGCTCAAGGACAATCCGCAGCCGCGCGCGCTCGACCTTGCCGGCGGGCACGCGCTCGGCACGCTGCCGGCCGATATCGACGGCCTGTTCGGCAAGCTTCAGACCTCGCGCGAGGTCACCGCCGCCGCCATCGCCGCGGCGACGAAGCGGGCCGAGGAGCAGCGCAGCCGGCTGGAGGCGATCCTGGTCGACCTCGCCGAGGGCGTGGTGGTGTGCAACCTCGACCACCGCATCCTGCTCTACAATCAGGCGGCGCGGCGGCTGCTGCACCGCCCGGCCGGGCTCGGGCTCGACCGGCCGCTGTTCGGCGTCCTGGCCGAGGAGCCGATCCGCCAGACCCTTGAGATGCTGCGCCGCTCCGCGTCGGATGCCAGTCCGGTGCTGCGGATCCACCGCTGCGTGGTGCCGACGCTCGACGCCGACATCTGGCTGAAGGCGCGGCTCGGCCTGGTCCACGAGCCTTCCGGCGAGGTGTCGGGCTACGTGCTGACCTTCACCGAGACCGCCGAGGGCACCGCGCCGGCGGCGAGCCCGATCGAGCGGATCGCGCCGCGGCCGGAATTCTACGACTTCGACCTGTTCAAGCCGGCCGGCACCAGCCTCGCCGACACCCCGCTGCGCAAGATGGCGTTCGTGGTGTTCGACACTGAAACCACTGGCCTCGACCCCGACGGCGGCGACGAGCTGCTGTCGATCGGCGCGGTGCGGGTGGTCAATGGCCGCCTGCTCACCGGCGAGACCTTCGAGCAGCTGATCGATCCCGGCCGTACTATTCCGCCGGCCTCGATCAAGTTCCACGGCATCACCGCCGACATGGTGGCGGGCCAGCCCGCCGCGCGCGAGGCGCTGCCGCGCTTCAAGGCGTTCGCCGACGACGCGGTGCTGGTCGCCTACAACATCGCCTTCGACATGGCGTTCTTGACCAAGCGCGAGGCGGAGGCCGGGGTTGCGTTCGACAATCCGGTGCTCGACGCGCTGCTGCTCGCCGCCCACGTTTTTCCCGACCAGCCCGACCATTCGCTGTCGGCGATGGCCCACCGGCTCGGCGTCGACGTCAAGGGCCGCCACACCGCGCTCGGCGACGCCGTCGCCACCGCGCGGCTGTGGGTGAAGCTCCTCAACATGATGGAGATGCGCGGCCTCGCCACCTTCGGCCAGGCGGTCGAGATCTCCCAGCGCATGATGAAGCAGCGCCAAGCCCAGACCCCCGGCGTGGGGTGGTGA
- the metK gene encoding methionine adenosyltransferase has protein sequence MSRNSYLFTSESVSEGHPDKVCDRISDEVVDAFFRLGPTYGWDPRQLRVAAETLATTNRVVIAGETRGPKAITHDLIAHIARLAIKDIGYEQAGFHWETADIEVLLHSQSSDIAQGVDSVGNKDEGAGDQGIMFGYACRETPELMPAPIYYSHRILKLMSEARRSGAAATLGPDAKSQVTVRYENGKPVEATEIVVSTQHLDETQTSQDIRAIVEPYVLTALPEGWVSKSTVWHVNPTGKFVIGGPDGDSGLTGRKIIVDTYGGAAPHGGGAFSGKDPTKVDRSAAYAARYLAKNVVAAGLADRCTIQLSYAIGVSRPLSLYVDLHGTGNVSEAVIEKALADAMDLSPRGIRTQLELNKPIYARTSAYGHFGRAPEDDGGFSWERTDLADALRRAVA, from the coding sequence CCGGACAAGGTCTGCGACCGTATTTCCGACGAGGTGGTGGACGCCTTCTTTCGCCTCGGCCCGACCTATGGCTGGGACCCGCGCCAGTTGCGCGTGGCCGCTGAGACGCTCGCCACCACCAATCGCGTGGTGATCGCCGGCGAGACCCGCGGCCCCAAGGCCATCACCCACGATCTGATCGCCCACATCGCCCGGCTCGCCATCAAGGACATCGGCTACGAGCAGGCCGGCTTCCACTGGGAGACCGCGGACATCGAGGTGCTGCTGCACTCGCAGTCCAGCGACATCGCCCAGGGCGTCGATTCGGTCGGCAACAAGGACGAGGGTGCTGGCGACCAGGGCATCATGTTCGGCTATGCCTGCCGCGAGACCCCCGAGCTGATGCCGGCGCCGATCTATTATTCCCATCGCATCCTCAAGCTGATGAGCGAGGCGCGCCGTTCCGGCGCCGCTGCGACGCTCGGCCCCGACGCCAAGAGCCAGGTCACCGTTCGCTACGAGAACGGCAAGCCGGTCGAGGCGACCGAGATCGTGGTGTCGACCCAGCACCTCGACGAAACGCAGACGTCGCAGGACATCCGCGCCATCGTCGAGCCCTACGTGCTGACGGCGCTGCCGGAAGGCTGGGTGTCGAAATCGACTGTCTGGCACGTCAATCCGACCGGCAAGTTCGTGATCGGCGGCCCGGACGGTGACTCCGGCCTCACCGGGCGCAAGATCATCGTCGACACCTATGGTGGCGCGGCCCCGCACGGCGGCGGCGCGTTCTCCGGCAAGGACCCGACCAAGGTCGACCGCTCGGCGGCCTATGCCGCGCGCTACCTTGCCAAGAACGTGGTGGCAGCGGGACTGGCAGACCGCTGCACCATCCAGCTGTCGTACGCCATCGGCGTGTCGCGGCCGCTGTCGCTCTATGTCGACCTGCACGGCACCGGCAATGTCTCCGAGGCGGTGATCGAAAAGGCGCTGGCGGACGCAATGGACCTGTCGCCGCGCGGCATCCGCACCCAGCTCGAGCTCAACAAGCCGATCTATGCCCGCACCTCGGCCTACGGCCATTTCGGCCGCGCGCCGGAGGATGACGGCGGGTTCTCGTGGGAGCGCACCGACCTCGCCGACGCGTTGCGCCGCGCGGTGGCGTGA